A DNA window from Betta splendens chromosome 6, fBetSpl5.4, whole genome shotgun sequence contains the following coding sequences:
- the LOC114856732 gene encoding uncharacterized protein LOC114856732 gives MALSDPASSESQVSVPVCSLLVLLCLHTTTGMSGWGGCLDGQDIFTTVRENSLWGEVVAELMADNTIGGVQWSLDGKDSDWFFLDERNIRLNASADKILDRETQGPVLMAELTCYEDDTFQSVYRVVVEILNENDNTPAFAEDTVRSFFVSELTPVDSVVFTVCATDADNDKIIYYIDQTSPDADYFKVELPNSGEVILSKPLDYESKTQLTVTIHASEMSTAEHFNTSTNITITVLDGDDQYPQFLPCALLFQDHTRHICTSPMYTVNVTEGEEDVMLDFSPGPIHAVDGDRGLSSPLSYAILSGDHDGHLLMDRETGEVKLVEGVRDRLTTPALQLQVMAYQNDDPRKYSVATALVRVLAANRFYPQFERAEYHGFVTSGRNAAALVNTYGSRALMLQVQDQDFNNGFNPMIYFTFSPTSNHTDTYQVTREGFLITRNSQLRPKQKHILQVMAIDEESGDATSATVVVEVLTEGQSIPHGPLGDDRLTGCTVGKALLLSMVFMTLLACILFVMMWLKKKQKGKRDPLERGCVAQGKHPNVSLRWFQLVNQRSAMSHMEEAPYRNEEYGSCNPSFSFSERPDVYARHDLPSSEGPVARRTTAASHTSYFPSEGPRSPANNIVFTPTRSSSRSPTLDVAAMDGSSAHNTQAASALENLSSLTPPHDTKLDPTEATPNPAPQDATNPSPLTCPDSDTAPNDSPADPVTSPSSQSSIPCSRTRIASAEIDKPFRKPRVKTPPYSPLRSSFLTKPISTPPPTPEQAPLKAKLVHIDTSPLHTPPVTAAGATMTLSAEIDTPSTSLDQPDQPEDQGASQDRRASANSGATRDDSTSGDKGTEDADKISEVDDELESDEEELLRVMARCNPIFITFSK, from the exons ATGGCTCTGTCTGACCCGGCATCGAGTGAGAGTCAGGTCAGCGTTCCGGTCTGCTCACTGCTGGTCCTCCTATGCCTGCACACGACCACAG GAATGTCGGGCTGGGGTGGATGCCTGGACGGCCAGGACATATTCACCACCGTTAGAGAGAACAGCCTGTGGGGAGAGGTCGTCGCTGAGCTCATGGCGGACAATACCATAGGAGGGGTTCAGTGGAGTCTGGATGGGAAGGACTCAGACTGGTTCTTCCTGGACGAGAGAAACATCCGGCTCAACGCGTCAGCCGATAAGATCCTCGACCGAGAG ACTCAGGGTCCCGTCCTGATGGCTGAGCTGACATGTTACGAGGACGACACATTCCAG AGCGTGTACAGAGTGGTGGTGGAGATACTTAATGAGAACGATAACACACCCGCGTTTGCAGAGGACACCGTCCGCTCTTTCTTCGTCAGCGAG CTGACACCAGTGGACTCTGTGGTCTTTACTGTCTGTGCCACAGACGCGGATAACGACAAGATCATTTACTACATTGACCAGACATCG cctgatGCTGACTACTTCAAGGTTGAGCTCCCCAACAGCGGAGAAGTGATTCTGTCCAAACCTCTGGACTATGAGAGCAAAACTCAGCTGACTGTCACCATTCACGCCTCG GAAATGAGCACAGCCGAGCACTtcaacaccagcaccaacatCACCATCACTGTCCTGGATGGAGACGACCAGTACCCGCAGTTCCTGCCCTGCGCTCTGCTGTTCCAGGACCACACCAGGCACATCTGCACCAGCCCCATGTACACGGTCAACGtaacagagggggaggag GACGTGATGTTGGACTTTTCCCCCGGTCCCATTCATGCAGTGGATGGAGACAGAGGCCTCAGCTCTCCCCTCAGCTATGCCATTCTCTCAG GAGACCATGATGGGCATTTACTGATGGACAGGGAAACAGGGGAAGTGAAACTAGTTGAGGGGGTGAGAGACAGGCTCACAACCCCAGCACTGCAGCTTCAGGTCATG GCGTATCAGAACGACGACCCCAGGAAATACTCCGTGGCTACAGCTCTGGTCCGAGTTTTGGCGGCGAACCGGTTTTACCCACAGTTCGAACGGGCCGAGTATCACGGCTTCGTGACCTCAGGGAGGAACGCGGCCGCTCTGGTCAACACCTACGGCAGCAGAGCTCTGATGTTACAAGTCCAAGACCAGGACTTCAATAAT GGTTTCAACCCCATGATCTACTTCACCTTCAGTCCTACATCCAATCACACGGACACATATCAAGTCACACGGGAGGGATTTCTGATCACCAGGAACAGTCAACTCAGGCCTAAGCAAAAACACATTCTACAG GTGATGGCTATAGATGAGGAGTCAGGCGACGCCACCTCAGCTACTGTAGTGGTGGAGGTGTTGACTGAAGGACAGTCAA TTCCTCATGGTCCACTGGGAGACGACCGCCtgacaggctgcactgtgggcAAAGCTTTGCTCCTGAGCATGGTGTTCATGACTCTGCTCGCATGCATCTTGTTTGTCATGATGTGgttaaagaagaagcagaagggAAAGAGGGATCCGCTGGAGAGAGGCTGCGTGGCCCAGGGCAAACACCCCAACGTG AGTTTACGATGGTTCCAGCTG GTGAATCAGCGCAGTGCCATGTCGCACATGGAGGAAGCTCCTTACAGAAATGAAGAATATGGAAGCTGCAATCCTTCCTTCAGCTTCTCGGAGAGACCCGACGTCTACGCCCGTCACGACCTCCCTTCCTCCGAAGGACCCGTCGCACGCAGAACGACGGCTGCGTCCCACACCAGCTACTTCCCCAGCGAAGGTCCACGGAGCCCTGCCAATAATATTGTCTTTACACCCACCAGAAGCTCCTCTAGGTCACCCACCTTGGACGTGGCTGCCATGGATGGGAGCTCCGCCCATAACACTCAAGCTGCTTCAGCCCTAGAAAACCTCAGCTCTCTGACCCCTCCCCACGATACAAAGCTGGACCCCACTGAGGCCACTCCGAACCCTGCACCTCAAGATGCCACTAACCCTTCACCTTTGACGTGTCCTGACTCGGACACAGCCCCCAACGATTCTCCTGCTGACCCTGTCACCAGCCCCTCCTCCCAGTCCAGCATACCCTGCAGTCGCACCCGGATAGCTTCGGCAGAAATAGACAAACCATTCCGGAAGCCCCGCGTGAAGACACCCCCGTATTCACCCTTACGTTCCTCTTTCCTCACCAAGCCTATCAgcacacccccacccaccccggAGCAAGCGCCGTTAAAAGCTAAGCTGGTGCACATAGACACGTCTCCCCTCCATACGCCGCCAGTAACAGCAGCAGGGGCAACTATGACTCTGAGCGCAGAGATAGACACACCTTCCACGTCACTGGATCAACCGGACCAACCAGAGGACCAAGGTGCATCTCAGGACAGAAGGGCTTCAGCAAACTCCGGCGCCACCCGGGATGACTCCACATCGGGGGATAAAGGTACCGAAGATGCTGACAAGATCAGTGAGGTAGATGATGAGTTAGAGTCAGACgaagaggagctgctcagagtgaTGGCTCGCTGTAATCCCATTTTTATCACGTTTAGTAAATGA